A stretch of the Archangium violaceum genome encodes the following:
- a CDS encoding YciI family protein, which translates to MKVMVLIKATKDTEAGVLPTTEQLAEMGKYNEELVKAGVMLAGEGLHPSSKGARVRFSGSKRTVIDGPFTETKELIAGFWMWQVKSMEEAIEWARRCPNPTGSESEIELRRVFEADDFGPALTPELRAAEERLAAELAAKVEKA; encoded by the coding sequence ATGAAAGTCATGGTGCTGATCAAGGCCACGAAGGACACCGAGGCGGGCGTCCTCCCGACGACGGAGCAGCTGGCCGAAATGGGGAAGTACAACGAGGAACTGGTGAAGGCCGGCGTGATGCTCGCGGGCGAGGGCCTGCACCCAAGCTCGAAGGGCGCGCGCGTCAGGTTCTCCGGAAGCAAGAGGACGGTCATCGACGGGCCCTTCACCGAGACCAAGGAGCTGATCGCCGGCTTCTGGATGTGGCAGGTGAAGTCGATGGAGGAGGCGATCGAGTGGGCCAGGCGCTGTCCCAACCCCACTGGCTCGGAGAGCGAGATCGAGCTCCGCCGGGTGTTCGAGGCGGACGACTTCGGTCCCGCGTTGACGCCCGAGCTCCGGGCGGCGGAGGAGCGCCTGGCCGCGGAGTTGGCCGCGAAGGTCGAGAAGGCGTAG
- a CDS encoding DUF6484 domain-containing protein: MNDPQGAGGRQRSAGLASEPILGNRIGWVTGVDATGQLLVDFEGNPASPLAAQTVVTLMPAIIQEAVSTHQRVVLIFANGDPGLPVIMGFIQPAVSTPLVNAVLAESEQKAHEPMDVSVDGKSVTIEGKDEIVLKCGQASITLRRNGKIILKGTYVESHATGTNRIKGGSVQVN, translated from the coding sequence ATGAATGATCCACAAGGCGCAGGGGGCCGCCAGCGGTCCGCCGGGCTCGCCTCAGAGCCTATTCTCGGGAACCGCATCGGCTGGGTGACCGGCGTGGATGCCACGGGACAGCTCCTCGTTGACTTCGAGGGGAACCCCGCCAGCCCGCTCGCAGCGCAAACGGTCGTCACCCTGATGCCCGCCATCATTCAGGAAGCCGTGAGCACCCATCAGCGCGTGGTGCTCATCTTCGCCAACGGAGACCCGGGCCTGCCCGTCATCATGGGCTTCATCCAGCCGGCTGTCTCCACTCCCCTCGTGAATGCCGTCCTCGCGGAGTCCGAGCAGAAGGCCCACGAGCCAATGGATGTCTCGGTGGACGGAAAGAGCGTCACCATCGAGGGCAAGGATGAGATTGTCCTAAAGTGTGGTCAGGCCAGCATCACCCTGCGACGCAACGGCAAGATCATCCTGAAGGGCACGTACGTGGAGAGCCATGCG
- a CDS encoding FAD-binding protein, producing the protein MQMDSAPDVLLPEVPARRDSRHEAKVERIARQLRQRKSTRPVSFKKKTPPHQVPKRYDQRRGDEKIDLSDLDQILEIDPVAMTCTAEPAVTFEEVVRATWRYGLVPIIIPEHKTITLGGAVAGCSIESMSFRNGAGGCTRTAC; encoded by the coding sequence ATGCAAATGGACTCGGCGCCCGACGTGCTCTTGCCGGAGGTACCCGCGCGGCGCGATTCACGCCACGAGGCGAAAGTCGAGCGGATCGCGCGGCAGTTGCGGCAGCGGAAGAGCACGCGGCCCGTGTCCTTCAAGAAGAAGACACCGCCGCACCAGGTGCCCAAGCGCTACGACCAGCGGCGCGGGGACGAGAAGATCGATCTGAGTGATCTCGACCAGATCCTCGAGATCGATCCCGTGGCGATGACGTGCACGGCCGAGCCCGCGGTCACCTTCGAGGAGGTGGTCCGCGCGACGTGGCGCTACGGGCTCGTGCCCATCATCATTCCCGAGCACAAGACCATCACGCTCGGGGGCGCCGTCGCGGGGTGCTCCATCGAGTCCATGTCCTTCCGGAACGGGGCAGGTGGGTGCACTCGGACAGCGTGCTGA
- a CDS encoding LysR family transcriptional regulator, whose product MPERKKQGPVLLEGLMPLVVFVRAVDNQGFSAAARQLGLTPSAVSKQVAHLEERLGTRLLRRTTHHLSLTEAGSIFYQHCQRVLGELEDARLAMAALAERPRGTLRISAPTVLAEVHVGAAVAVFQESFPEVQVELDASDRVVDLVEDGLDAAVRIAGTMKDSALVVRRLAAEDRVLCASPFYLQRAGRPRTPEDLAHHECLLFKPGRVVREWQLQGAGGSSNVKVQGHFVANNNLVLRQAALLGRGIANLPRYLVLEELRSGALVSLLTEHPVTHRHIYLVYPHRQLTPPKVRAFADFLVRYFQRILGQTETRT is encoded by the coding sequence GTGCCTGAACGGAAAAAGCAGGGTCCGGTGCTTCTCGAGGGGTTGATGCCCCTGGTCGTGTTCGTGCGAGCCGTCGACAACCAGGGCTTCTCGGCGGCGGCACGGCAGCTCGGGTTGACTCCCTCCGCCGTGAGCAAGCAGGTGGCCCACCTGGAGGAGCGGCTCGGGACCCGGCTGCTCCGGAGGACGACCCACCACCTGAGCCTCACCGAGGCGGGAAGCATCTTCTACCAGCACTGCCAGCGGGTGCTCGGGGAGCTGGAGGACGCCCGGCTCGCCATGGCGGCCCTCGCCGAGCGCCCGAGGGGCACCCTTCGCATCTCCGCGCCCACGGTGCTCGCCGAGGTTCACGTCGGGGCCGCCGTGGCTGTGTTCCAGGAGTCCTTCCCGGAGGTGCAGGTGGAGCTCGATGCGAGCGATCGCGTGGTGGACCTCGTGGAGGATGGCCTCGACGCGGCGGTGCGGATCGCCGGCACGATGAAGGACAGCGCCCTCGTGGTCCGGCGCCTCGCGGCCGAGGATCGCGTCCTGTGCGCGAGCCCCTTCTACCTCCAGCGCGCCGGCAGGCCCCGGACCCCTGAGGACCTGGCCCACCACGAGTGCCTCCTCTTCAAGCCTGGACGGGTGGTGCGGGAGTGGCAGCTCCAGGGCGCCGGGGGCTCCTCGAACGTGAAGGTCCAGGGGCACTTCGTGGCCAACAACAACCTCGTCCTGCGGCAGGCGGCGCTCCTGGGACGGGGCATCGCCAACCTGCCGCGCTACCTCGTATTGGAGGAGCTGCGCTCGGGGGCCCTGGTGTCACTCCTCACCGAGCACCCGGTGACCCACCGCCACATCTACCTCGTGTACCCGCATCGCCAGCTCACGCCTCCCAAGGTGCGGGCCTTCGCTGACTTCCTCGTCCGCTACTTCCAACGCATCCTGGGTCAGACCGAGACGCGGACGTGA
- a CDS encoding RNA polymerase sigma factor, with protein MTATETQRAIHAVWRIESARLIAGLTRFVRDVALAEELAQDALVAALEQWPQSGVPDKPGAWLMATAKRRAIDMFRRNKLLERKHEQLGHELETERTPDLDAAIDNDVGDDLLRLMLISCHPVLSTEARVALTLRLLGGLTTEEIARAFLVLEPTVAQRIVRAKRTLSEARVPFEVPRGEELAARLSSVLEVLYLIFNEGYSATAGDDWVRPALCEDALRLGRILAELVPKEPEVHGLVALMELQASRLRARVGPSGEPVLLMEQNRALWDRILIRRGLAARERAEKLGGERGPYVLQAEIAACHARALTPEETDWARIAALYEELAQLTSSPVVELNRAVAVAMASGPAAGLEIVDALTSERALEGYHLLPSVRGDLLAKLGRLDEARAEFERAASLTRNARERQLLRERAAACTPGAPRGRPQRVE; from the coding sequence GTGACGGCCACCGAGACGCAACGCGCGATCCACGCGGTCTGGAGAATCGAGTCGGCCCGGCTCATCGCCGGGCTCACGCGGTTCGTTCGTGACGTCGCTCTGGCCGAGGAGCTCGCGCAGGACGCGCTCGTCGCCGCGCTCGAGCAGTGGCCGCAGTCAGGTGTGCCGGACAAGCCGGGCGCCTGGCTCATGGCCACCGCGAAGCGCCGGGCCATCGACATGTTCCGCCGGAACAAGCTGCTCGAGCGCAAGCACGAGCAGCTCGGCCACGAGCTCGAGACCGAGCGGACGCCGGACCTCGACGCGGCGATCGACAACGACGTCGGCGACGATCTCCTGCGCCTCATGCTCATCTCGTGTCATCCGGTGCTCTCGACCGAGGCGCGCGTCGCGCTCACGTTGCGCCTGCTCGGTGGCCTGACGACCGAGGAGATCGCCCGGGCCTTCCTGGTCCTGGAGCCGACCGTGGCCCAGCGCATCGTCCGGGCAAAGCGGACCCTCTCGGAGGCGCGCGTCCCCTTCGAGGTCCCGCGTGGGGAGGAGCTCGCCGCCCGGCTGTCGTCGGTGCTGGAGGTCCTCTACCTCATCTTCAACGAGGGCTACTCGGCCACCGCCGGTGACGACTGGGTCCGGCCCGCGCTCTGTGAGGACGCGCTTCGTCTCGGCCGCATCCTGGCCGAGCTCGTCCCGAAGGAGCCGGAGGTCCATGGCCTCGTCGCGTTGATGGAGCTCCAGGCCTCGCGGCTGAGGGCGCGGGTGGGTCCGTCGGGAGAGCCCGTCCTGTTGATGGAGCAGAACCGCGCGCTCTGGGATCGCATCCTCATCCGCCGGGGGCTCGCGGCGCGGGAGCGTGCCGAAAAGCTCGGGGGCGAGCGGGGCCCCTACGTGTTGCAGGCCGAGATCGCCGCCTGCCACGCACGCGCGCTCACGCCGGAGGAGACGGACTGGGCCCGCATCGCGGCGCTCTACGAGGAACTCGCCCAGCTCACGTCTTCGCCCGTCGTGGAGCTGAATCGCGCGGTCGCCGTCGCCATGGCGTCCGGGCCCGCGGCGGGGCTCGAGATCGTCGATGCGCTGACCTCGGAGCGCGCGCTCGAGGGCTACCACCTCCTGCCGAGCGTGCGAGGGGACCTGCTCGCGAAGCTCGGACGCCTCGACGAGGCCCGTGCGGAGTTCGAGCGCGCGGCCTCGCTCACGCGCAACGCACGCGAGCGCCAGTTGCTGCGCGAGCGCGCCGCCGCGTGTACTCCAGGCGCGCCCCGCGGTAGGCCTCAGCGCGTGGAGTAG
- a CDS encoding cytochrome P450, which produces MSANPTNPSETRPSVQFNPYAPGFDANPYPALEKLRTEAPLFYWEQGRGWLVSRYEDAVAVLRDNKRFSPDRAEWEFASVLGSAAMVPELAELNKNGLFALNAQDHARVRKLVSPALTPRAIERLRPEIQAIVDEILDGVAAKGRLDVVNEFAERIPARVIGSMLKIPKGREELFQDFTNAVIKNVLPGLVAPEEQELLRRHIREGIALVGETIEDRRRNPLESDILTTLIQTEEQGDKLNKQELLSLVAALIVGGFETTVHLIAFCVYNLLQRPEVLAQVKTEPELLKNFVEEVLRFDNFGKLGISRYALEDVELGGVRIKKGQMLLIMLNSALRDESTFDKADVFDIRRNTNASIAFGHGAHYCIGANLARLEVQIAVGTLVRRFPELRLVKPPSFGPHPVIRRMESLEVDLRSPSA; this is translated from the coding sequence ATGTCCGCCAACCCGACGAACCCGAGTGAGACCCGGCCTTCCGTGCAGTTCAATCCGTACGCGCCCGGATTTGACGCGAATCCCTATCCCGCGCTCGAGAAGCTGCGGACGGAGGCGCCCCTCTTCTACTGGGAGCAGGGGCGCGGCTGGCTGGTCAGCCGGTATGAGGACGCCGTCGCCGTGCTCCGCGATAACAAGAGGTTCTCGCCCGACCGGGCCGAGTGGGAGTTCGCCTCGGTGCTGGGCTCCGCCGCGATGGTTCCCGAACTGGCGGAGCTGAACAAGAACGGGCTGTTCGCCCTCAACGCGCAGGACCATGCCCGCGTACGCAAGCTCGTCAGTCCGGCGCTCACCCCGCGTGCCATCGAGCGGCTGCGTCCGGAGATCCAGGCCATCGTCGACGAGATCCTCGACGGCGTGGCGGCGAAGGGCCGGCTGGACGTGGTCAATGAGTTCGCCGAGCGCATCCCGGCGCGGGTCATCGGCTCCATGCTGAAGATCCCCAAGGGGCGCGAGGAGCTGTTCCAGGACTTCACGAACGCGGTGATCAAGAACGTCCTCCCCGGCCTGGTCGCGCCCGAGGAGCAGGAGCTCCTGCGCCGGCACATCCGCGAGGGGATCGCCCTGGTGGGGGAGACGATCGAGGACCGGCGCCGCAACCCGCTGGAGAGCGACATCCTGACGACGCTCATCCAGACGGAGGAGCAGGGGGACAAGCTCAACAAGCAGGAGCTGCTCTCGCTGGTGGCCGCGCTCATCGTGGGTGGTTTCGAGACCACCGTCCACCTGATTGCCTTCTGCGTGTACAACCTGCTGCAGCGGCCCGAGGTGCTCGCCCAGGTGAAGACCGAGCCCGAGCTGCTCAAGAACTTCGTCGAGGAGGTCCTGCGCTTCGACAACTTCGGGAAGTTGGGGATCTCCCGCTACGCCCTGGAGGACGTGGAGCTGGGCGGGGTGCGCATCAAGAAGGGGCAGATGCTGCTGATCATGCTCAACAGCGCGCTGCGCGACGAGAGCACGTTCGACAAGGCCGATGTCTTCGATATCCGGCGCAACACGAACGCGAGCATCGCATTCGGACACGGGGCGCACTACTGCATCGGGGCGAACCTGGCGCGGCTCGAGGTGCAGATCGCCGTGGGCACCCTGGTGCGCCGGTTCCCGGAGTTGCGGCTCGTGAAGCCGCCCTCGTTCGGGCCGCACCCCGTCATCCGCAGGATGGAATCGCTCGAGGTCGACTTGCGCTCGCCCTCGGCGTGA
- a CDS encoding DoxX family membrane protein, with translation MKLSTSPENTSTPFPGITNAMAGFFLLRLSLGINILGHGLVRIGNPGAFADALVQLFANTWIPSPLVRLFALLLPFIELVLGVLLTLGLLTRAALFTGGLVMVSLVFGTALRSDWETLGLQMIYAALYSALMATAHLNRLSLDARWARTRNQPVPASSRNPAPVP, from the coding sequence ATGAAGCTCTCGACCTCCCCAGAAAACACCTCGACTCCCTTCCCCGGCATCACGAATGCGATGGCGGGCTTCTTCCTTCTGAGGCTCTCCCTCGGCATCAACATCCTCGGGCACGGTCTGGTCCGGATCGGCAACCCCGGAGCCTTCGCCGATGCCCTCGTGCAGCTCTTCGCCAACACCTGGATTCCCTCTCCGCTGGTGCGCCTCTTCGCACTGCTGCTGCCCTTCATCGAGCTCGTCCTTGGCGTGCTGCTCACGCTCGGGCTGCTGACGCGCGCCGCCCTCTTCACCGGCGGCCTCGTCATGGTGTCCCTCGTCTTCGGCACCGCCCTGCGGAGCGACTGGGAGACGCTGGGGCTGCAGATGATCTACGCGGCCCTCTACTCCGCGCTCATGGCCACGGCCCACCTCAACCGCCTCTCGCTCGATGCCCGGTGGGCCAGGACCCGGAACCAACCGGTCCCCGCCTCCTCGAGAAACCCCGCGCCGGTCCCCTGA
- a CDS encoding ferredoxin: MKVVVDWDRCEANGVCMNVAPEAFNLDEKDQLHVLVENVPPELRAKVERAVRDCPRQALTLSND, from the coding sequence ATGAAGGTCGTGGTCGATTGGGATCGCTGTGAAGCCAATGGCGTGTGCATGAACGTGGCGCCCGAGGCCTTCAACCTGGACGAGAAGGACCAGCTGCACGTGCTCGTGGAGAACGTGCCGCCCGAGCTGCGAGCCAAGGTGGAGAGGGCCGTGCGTGACTGCCCGCGCCAGGCGCTCACCCTGTCCAACGACTGA
- a CDS encoding PEGA domain-containing protein: protein MTTRHRRMSFPALLVALLLALGGTGASATEPGAARATARKHFERGTTLYQEGRYAEAAAAFEAAYQTLANGVVLYNLGQCYEKLGDLQRAIGYYRDYLRMVPDAEDRPLVESLIARLEKRHEEERRPQVTVSSEPAGARVQVDGEARGVTPWSSKLEVGPHRLEVTHEGYQPLRRDVELRPGEPLELQLMLTPLSRSGVALESSPGQPRRRVWTWVAAGAAGVATAGAVTLGLLARSDSRELLARPHERAEAQRLHDSALGRARASNILTGTAGVALLAGTTLFFLEGSF from the coding sequence CGCCGCATGTCCTTCCCGGCGCTCCTCGTCGCGCTGCTGCTCGCCCTGGGAGGTACGGGGGCGAGCGCCACCGAGCCCGGAGCCGCCCGCGCCACCGCTCGCAAGCACTTCGAGCGCGGAACCACCCTCTACCAGGAGGGCCGCTACGCCGAGGCCGCCGCCGCCTTCGAGGCCGCCTACCAGACGCTCGCCAACGGCGTGGTCCTCTACAACCTGGGCCAGTGTTACGAGAAGCTCGGCGATCTCCAGCGGGCCATCGGCTACTACCGCGACTACCTGCGCATGGTGCCCGACGCGGAGGACCGGCCACTCGTCGAGTCGCTCATCGCCCGGCTGGAGAAACGCCACGAAGAGGAGCGCCGCCCCCAGGTGACCGTCTCCAGCGAGCCCGCGGGAGCACGCGTCCAGGTGGATGGCGAGGCGCGTGGGGTGACGCCCTGGAGCAGCAAGCTGGAGGTGGGCCCGCACCGGCTCGAGGTGACACACGAGGGCTACCAGCCACTGCGGCGCGACGTGGAGTTGCGGCCGGGCGAGCCCCTCGAGCTCCAGTTGATGCTCACGCCCTTGTCGAGGAGCGGAGTGGCGCTCGAAAGCAGCCCGGGACAACCACGCAGGCGCGTCTGGACGTGGGTGGCCGCGGGCGCGGCGGGGGTGGCGACGGCGGGGGCGGTGACGCTCGGGCTACTGGCGCGCTCCGACTCGCGGGAGCTGCTGGCCCGGCCGCACGAGCGCGCCGAGGCGCAGCGACTGCACGACTCGGCCCTGGGACGGGCGCGGGCCTCCAACATCCTCACCGGTACCGCGGGCGTGGCCCTGCTGGCGGGCACGACCCTGTTCTTCCTCGAGGGGAGCTTCTGA